The proteins below come from a single Demetria terragena DSM 11295 genomic window:
- a CDS encoding sodium:solute symporter family protein: MRMGQLAAQTSDTLIAASGVDYLILAVYFVFVLGIGWLASRQVSDSVDFFLSGRSLPAWVTGLAFVSANLGAVEIMGMSASGAEFGLPAVHYFWVGAIPAMLFLGVVMMPFYYGSKVRSVPEFMKRRFGTGAHLVNSLSFALAQLLIAGVNLYLLGTIVHALLGWPLAVALVVAAIVVLSYITLGGLKAAIYNEVLQFFVIVASLLPLVLIGLHRIGGWSGLIDKVKPAVKDGDVTAQVSDQTQSWPGNALSGFDSDLLSVIGIVFGLGFVLSFGYWTTNFVEVQRAMASDSISAARKTPIIGAFPKMLVPFITIVPGMIAAVLVSEMADLKAGGSPPGGASGDGVKYNDALLYLMRDLLPNGLLGLAITGLLAAFMAGMAANISAFNTVFSYDLMADYVIKNKPDDFYVKLGRWATVGATVVAIFTASIAGSFSNIMDYLQTLFGFFNAPLFATFILGMFWKRMTPTAGWVGLVMGTVSAVFVFVLNEIGVISLPGQGAAFLAASTAFVVDIVLSIAVSLVTTPKPATELVGLVYSETPREMRSDPDEPNFPWFRRTIPLAVIALVMVLVLNLLF, translated from the coding sequence ATGCGCATGGGGCAGTTGGCCGCTCAAACATCCGACACCTTGATCGCAGCCAGTGGTGTCGACTATCTAATCCTGGCTGTCTATTTCGTCTTCGTGCTGGGGATCGGGTGGCTCGCGAGCCGCCAAGTGTCCGACTCTGTCGACTTCTTCCTTTCTGGCCGATCGCTGCCCGCCTGGGTGACCGGACTGGCCTTCGTGTCCGCCAACCTTGGCGCCGTCGAGATCATGGGTATGTCCGCCTCGGGTGCGGAGTTCGGACTTCCCGCGGTGCACTACTTCTGGGTGGGCGCCATCCCCGCCATGCTGTTCCTCGGCGTGGTCATGATGCCGTTCTATTACGGCTCAAAGGTCCGGTCAGTTCCTGAGTTCATGAAGCGCCGATTCGGGACGGGTGCGCACCTGGTCAATAGCCTGTCGTTCGCGCTCGCCCAATTGTTGATCGCCGGTGTCAACCTCTACTTGCTGGGCACGATCGTCCATGCGCTGCTCGGCTGGCCGCTGGCAGTGGCGCTCGTCGTCGCCGCGATCGTGGTGTTGTCGTACATCACGCTGGGGGGCTTGAAAGCGGCGATCTACAACGAGGTGTTGCAGTTCTTCGTGATTGTGGCCTCGCTCCTGCCCTTGGTGCTGATTGGACTGCACCGCATCGGGGGTTGGAGCGGTCTCATCGACAAGGTCAAGCCCGCCGTCAAGGATGGCGACGTCACGGCCCAGGTGAGCGATCAGACGCAATCTTGGCCGGGAAATGCGTTGTCTGGCTTCGATTCCGACCTGCTTTCAGTCATCGGCATTGTGTTCGGGCTTGGCTTCGTCCTGTCCTTCGGCTACTGGACAACGAACTTCGTCGAGGTCCAGCGGGCGATGGCGTCTGACTCGATCTCGGCAGCGCGCAAGACGCCGATCATCGGCGCGTTTCCCAAGATGCTGGTCCCGTTCATCACGATCGTGCCGGGCATGATCGCGGCCGTTCTCGTGTCGGAGATGGCAGATCTTAAGGCCGGCGGGAGTCCGCCGGGTGGCGCGTCGGGGGACGGCGTGAAATACAACGATGCGCTGCTTTATTTGATGCGTGACCTGCTGCCCAACGGTCTGCTTGGCTTGGCGATCACCGGTCTGCTCGCCGCGTTTATGGCGGGTATGGCGGCCAACATCTCCGCCTTCAACACGGTATTTAGCTACGACCTGATGGCGGACTACGTCATCAAGAACAAGCCCGACGACTTCTATGTGAAGTTGGGTCGCTGGGCAACCGTCGGCGCCACCGTGGTCGCGATCTTCACCGCGTCGATTGCGGGCAGTTTCAGCAACATCATGGACTACCTGCAGACGTTGTTCGGCTTCTTCAATGCACCACTGTTCGCCACCTTCATTCTGGGAATGTTCTGGAAGCGCATGACGCCGACTGCAGGCTGGGTGGGCCTGGTCATGGGCACCGTGTCTGCAGTGTTCGTCTTTGTTCTCAACGAAATTGGCGTGATCTCTCTACCTGGCCAGGGTGCGGCCTTCTTGGCCGCGTCAACGGCCTTCGTGGTCGACATTGTCCTCAGCATCGCGGTATCGCTGGTGACGACACCGAAGCCAGCGACCGAGCTCGTCGGATTGGTGTATTCGGAGACTCCACGCGAGATGCGTTCTGATCCCGACGAACCCAACTTCCCGTGGTTCCGCCGCACGATTCCCTTGGCCGTGATTGCGCTCGTCATGGTCCTCGTCCTCAACCTGCTGTTCTAG
- a CDS encoding elongation factor G, whose product MSFLNLGIVAHVDAGKTSLTERLLFEAGAIEALGRVDDGTTHTDSLDLERRRGITIRAAVTSCALDDLKVTVIDTPGHPDFIAEVERSLVVLDAAVLVISAVEGIQPQTVVIWRALQRLKVPTLLFVNKIDRHGADLERVQERAKRRLSERIVPLVQANDLGTTRASVHRTSLLADEILEAVAEADDDLLRRFLSDRPIADHDVKDALRRQVADAVVTPLLAGSARTGAGLPELRAALVDLLPQAPTTAPDLAATVFAVDRDERGRRSWIRLWSGQIRERDRVTIGSSQGQLVTEIRVSRPGGLDRSRTAGSGDIAVLRGLANARIGDTIGRPPARRTVTFPPATLQALVEPVDPTHRTALYTGLSELADEDPLIDLRLDTTDGEAAVSLHGEVQKEVIAALLLERYGVAARFLPTSTVCIERVVGIGTGVDRIKQHGNPYLATLGLRVEPATAGHGVEFSPGIERGNLPRAFIEAAEAGVRAGLRQGPSGWKVTDCVVTMTESGYWPRQSRPHQKFDKSMSTVAADFRLLAPVVLAAALAQAGTRVCRPIEAYELEVPEGALGSVTSLIGRHGGSVLTSHITGDHLGLSGHLPSGEISALTARLPDLTAGEGVWISRLDHFAPAPRPEPSRPRKGPDPLDREIWFRDMPR is encoded by the coding sequence ATGTCCTTCCTCAACCTCGGGATCGTCGCGCATGTTGATGCTGGCAAGACGAGCCTGACCGAACGACTCCTTTTCGAAGCCGGTGCCATCGAGGCCCTCGGCCGTGTCGATGACGGCACCACTCACACCGACTCGCTCGACCTCGAGCGGCGGCGGGGCATCACTATCCGTGCCGCCGTGACCTCCTGCGCCCTCGACGACCTAAAAGTCACGGTGATTGACACGCCTGGTCACCCCGACTTCATTGCCGAGGTGGAGAGATCGCTGGTCGTCCTCGATGCCGCAGTTCTGGTGATCTCGGCGGTCGAGGGGATCCAGCCTCAGACCGTGGTGATCTGGCGCGCTCTACAACGGTTGAAGGTTCCAACCCTGCTGTTCGTCAACAAGATCGACCGGCATGGAGCAGACCTCGAGCGTGTCCAGGAGCGGGCTAAGCGCCGTCTCAGCGAGCGCATCGTGCCGCTCGTGCAAGCCAACGATCTGGGAACGACCCGAGCGAGCGTCCATCGAACGTCGCTCCTCGCAGACGAGATCCTCGAGGCTGTCGCCGAGGCCGACGATGACCTACTGAGGCGCTTTCTCTCGGATCGGCCGATCGCTGACCATGACGTGAAGGACGCACTCCGTCGCCAGGTCGCCGACGCCGTTGTGACCCCGCTTCTTGCGGGCTCGGCTCGAACAGGCGCCGGCCTTCCCGAACTACGGGCGGCCCTAGTGGATCTACTCCCCCAAGCCCCGACGACAGCACCAGACCTTGCCGCGACAGTCTTTGCCGTCGATCGCGACGAACGTGGACGACGTTCGTGGATTCGCTTGTGGTCAGGGCAGATTCGAGAACGGGACCGGGTCACGATCGGGAGTAGCCAAGGGCAGCTCGTGACCGAGATACGCGTGAGTCGTCCTGGTGGGCTTGACCGTTCCAGGACAGCTGGGTCCGGTGACATTGCGGTCCTTCGGGGTCTAGCCAACGCCCGTATCGGAGACACGATCGGGCGGCCGCCAGCGCGGCGTACCGTCACCTTTCCGCCGGCCACCCTTCAGGCGCTGGTCGAACCAGTGGACCCGACGCACCGCACCGCGCTCTATACGGGGCTTTCGGAACTGGCCGATGAGGACCCGCTCATTGACTTGCGACTGGACACCACCGATGGCGAAGCGGCCGTGAGCCTTCACGGCGAGGTGCAGAAGGAGGTCATTGCCGCGCTCCTGCTCGAGCGGTATGGCGTCGCGGCTCGCTTCCTTCCCACCTCAACGGTCTGCATCGAGCGAGTCGTCGGTATAGGCACCGGAGTTGACCGCATCAAGCAACACGGCAATCCCTACCTCGCCACGCTGGGGCTGCGCGTCGAACCGGCCACTGCGGGTCATGGCGTCGAGTTCTCGCCGGGCATCGAGCGTGGCAATCTGCCGCGCGCCTTCATCGAAGCGGCGGAGGCGGGTGTTCGCGCCGGCCTACGTCAGGGTCCGTCCGGCTGGAAGGTCACTGACTGCGTCGTCACCATGACCGAGTCCGGCTACTGGCCCCGGCAGAGTCGTCCCCACCAGAAGTTCGACAAGTCGATGTCGACCGTCGCTGCCGACTTTCGACTGCTGGCACCTGTGGTCCTTGCCGCGGCGCTGGCTCAGGCTGGCACCCGGGTCTGCCGCCCCATCGAGGCCTATGAGTTGGAGGTGCCGGAAGGCGCCCTAGGTTCCGTCACCTCACTCATCGGCCGGCATGGCGGGTCCGTTCTGACCTCGCACATCACCGGCGACCACCTCGGGTTATCTGGGCACCTCCCCAGCGGCGAAATCTCCGCGCTGACGGCCCGGCTGCCCGACCTCACCGCAGGTGAGGGTGTCTGGATCAGCCGCCTCGATCATTTTGCTCCCGCGCCGCGTCCCGAGCCCAGCCGTCCCAGGAAGGGCCCAGACCCATTGGATCGCGAGATCTGGTTCCGAGACATGCCCCGCTAG
- a CDS encoding LamB/YcsF family protein, with the protein MVTVDLNADLGESFGRWTLGDDEALLRIVTSANVACGFHAGDPATLVRTCALAAEHGVTVGAQVGYRDLAGFGRRFIEMSPDDLYADVVYQIGALNAIARSQGTSVKYVKPHGALYNAVVHHRVQAEAVIDAVTDVDPTLPILGLPGSALLELAEEAGTPCVREVFADRGYTDEGTLVPRGTRGALVHDPAEIAQRATRMVIEGVVESIDGRQVALDADSVCLHGDSPTAVEAAHAVRTALQGAGVSLSAFA; encoded by the coding sequence ATGGTGACTGTTGACCTCAATGCCGACCTCGGAGAGTCTTTCGGACGGTGGACGCTGGGAGATGATGAAGCACTCCTCCGTATCGTCACCTCCGCCAATGTCGCGTGCGGCTTTCACGCAGGCGACCCCGCAACGCTCGTGCGCACCTGTGCGTTAGCCGCTGAGCACGGCGTCACTGTGGGGGCACAGGTCGGTTACCGAGACCTAGCGGGTTTTGGCCGAAGGTTCATCGAGATGAGCCCAGATGACCTCTATGCCGACGTCGTCTACCAAATCGGCGCGCTCAATGCGATTGCGCGATCCCAAGGGACGTCGGTGAAATACGTCAAGCCACACGGAGCGCTCTACAACGCCGTCGTCCACCACCGAGTCCAGGCCGAGGCAGTGATTGACGCGGTGACCGACGTCGACCCGACCCTTCCCATTCTGGGTCTTCCCGGATCGGCACTTCTTGAACTGGCAGAAGAAGCCGGAACCCCTTGTGTGCGAGAGGTGTTCGCCGACCGAGGCTATACCGACGAGGGCACCTTGGTGCCGAGAGGAACTCGAGGCGCCTTGGTTCATGACCCGGCCGAGATCGCGCAGCGGGCCACGCGCATGGTGATCGAAGGGGTGGTCGAGTCCATTGATGGACGCCAGGTCGCTCTCGACGCGGACTCCGTGTGCTTGCACGGTGACTCACCCACCGCCGTCGAGGCCGCTCATGCCGTACGCACCGCACTGCAAGGCGCGGGCGTCTCACTTAGCGCGTTCGCCTGA
- a CDS encoding 5-oxoprolinase subunit B family protein gives MRVLPCGAGALLVEVDTTNQRLDLVRRLANTPVAGVAETVPAARTVLLVLEPSTDQGRVTDALRRLPPAPDTHEVGHDLVRIPVAYDGPDLQEVADHLQIAPDEVVRRHTAQIWTCEFVGFLPGFGYLTGEDHNLDVPRRESPRTRIPVGSVALAAGLSAVYPTSSPGGWQLIGSTDLAMFDVDRDPPGLLVAGTRVQFVEAA, from the coding sequence ATGCGCGTACTCCCTTGTGGCGCAGGCGCGCTCCTGGTCGAAGTCGACACAACAAACCAACGACTCGACCTGGTGCGCCGTCTTGCCAATACTCCGGTGGCGGGCGTGGCAGAGACTGTTCCCGCCGCGCGCACAGTCCTACTCGTCCTGGAACCATCGACCGACCAGGGCAGGGTCACCGACGCCCTCAGGCGCCTCCCACCCGCGCCGGACACCCACGAGGTCGGTCACGACCTGGTACGCATCCCCGTGGCCTACGACGGCCCGGACCTCCAGGAGGTTGCCGACCACCTCCAGATCGCGCCCGACGAGGTTGTTCGACGCCATACTGCACAGATCTGGACGTGCGAGTTCGTCGGTTTTCTGCCCGGATTCGGCTATCTCACGGGCGAAGACCACAATCTCGATGTGCCCCGTCGGGAGTCTCCGCGCACCCGCATTCCGGTCGGATCGGTCGCGCTTGCCGCCGGCCTGTCGGCGGTGTATCCGACGTCATCGCCAGGTGGTTGGCAGTTGATCGGGAGCACGGATCTCGCGATGTTCGATGTCGATCGCGACCCTCCGGGCCTCCTGGTCGCCGGCACCCGCGTGCAGTTCGTGGAGGCGGCATGA
- a CDS encoding biotin-dependent carboxyltransferase family protein, with the protein MTALVVTRVDTLALVEDSGRQGHRHLGVPPSGAADRTSLGRGNRVVGNDSGAAGIEILLGGFGVQATTPLVIAVTGAPAPVTVGGRPAPFGEAILLSPGDELHLGRVTSGLRIYLTVAGGIAESGSTPRVLGSMSSDPTSSIGPAALQPGTALAVGLPDREPHLGVSIPPITTPPLGLELPATWGPRADWLSDSGRAALQASRWTVSSHTDRVGVRLDGIAAELARHEQLPSEGLVRGCIQVPPNGTPIVFLADHPTTGGYPVVAVVDDAATDRLAQAAPGTPAMLRIR; encoded by the coding sequence ATGACCGCGCTCGTCGTCACCCGCGTCGACACCCTCGCACTGGTGGAAGATTCCGGCCGACAGGGTCATCGCCACCTTGGTGTTCCGCCGTCCGGTGCCGCCGACCGGACCTCCCTCGGCCGGGGAAATCGCGTGGTCGGCAACGATTCTGGTGCGGCCGGGATCGAAATCCTGCTCGGCGGTTTTGGTGTGCAGGCGACGACACCGCTCGTCATCGCGGTGACGGGAGCACCTGCACCCGTCACCGTCGGAGGGCGGCCAGCACCTTTTGGTGAGGCAATCCTGCTCTCGCCCGGCGACGAATTGCACCTTGGGCGCGTAACGTCCGGCCTGCGCATCTATCTCACCGTTGCCGGTGGAATCGCCGAATCAGGTTCAACGCCAAGGGTCTTAGGCAGCATGAGTAGCGATCCAACCTCGAGCATCGGGCCTGCTGCCTTGCAGCCTGGCACGGCCTTGGCGGTCGGCCTCCCCGATCGAGAACCCCATCTCGGCGTCTCGATCCCGCCGATAACTACCCCACCACTCGGCCTCGAATTGCCCGCGACGTGGGGGCCAAGAGCCGACTGGTTGAGCGACTCGGGTCGGGCGGCTCTGCAGGCGTCCCGATGGACCGTCTCGTCTCACACCGACCGGGTCGGTGTTCGGCTAGACGGCATAGCAGCTGAACTCGCCCGCCACGAACAACTCCCCAGCGAGGGACTGGTCCGTGGCTGCATTCAGGTGCCACCGAACGGCACACCGATCGTGTTCTTGGCCGACCACCCCACCACCGGCGGCTACCCGGTTGTGGCCGTGGTTGACGATGCCGCAACCGACCGGCTCGCGCAGGCCGCGCCTGGAACACCCGCGATGCTGCGGATCCGCTGA
- the truA gene encoding tRNA pseudouridine(38-40) synthase TruA, whose protein sequence is MRLRIDFAYDGTDFSGWAAQPGYRTVEAELSAALTTILRAEQPVRLTVAGRTDAGVHAAGAVCHADVDAQAYAALPGRSDHPPEVAAVKRLQGVLPSDVVVRSVVPAPEGFDARFSALRRRYRYRLCDDITILDPVRRRDTVVRKHPLDVEAMDAAARKLLGLNDFAAFCKKRVGATTVRTLLDYSWSRSSTGVLEATVVADAFCHSMVRALVGVVVPVGEGDRDVDWPYDVLAGGMRHPAVTVMPAHGLSLMEVVYPPDDEVAVRAREARARRD, encoded by the coding sequence GTGCGCCTTCGGATCGACTTCGCCTATGACGGGACCGACTTCTCGGGTTGGGCGGCTCAGCCCGGCTATCGCACGGTCGAGGCCGAACTGTCCGCCGCGCTCACGACGATCCTGCGAGCGGAGCAGCCAGTACGGCTGACGGTTGCGGGGCGTACCGACGCCGGTGTGCACGCGGCGGGTGCCGTGTGCCATGCCGATGTCGACGCGCAGGCTTACGCAGCGCTGCCGGGCCGGTCTGACCACCCGCCTGAGGTGGCGGCAGTGAAACGCTTGCAGGGAGTGCTGCCTAGCGACGTCGTGGTGCGGTCGGTCGTCCCGGCCCCCGAGGGTTTCGATGCGCGGTTCTCGGCGCTCCGGCGGCGGTATCGCTATCGGCTCTGTGACGACATCACCATCCTCGATCCGGTTCGGCGCCGAGACACCGTGGTTCGCAAGCACCCACTTGACGTCGAGGCGATGGATGCTGCCGCGCGAAAACTATTGGGACTGAACGACTTTGCAGCGTTCTGTAAGAAGCGGGTAGGTGCTACGACAGTGCGCACGCTGCTCGACTACTCCTGGTCCAGATCTTCGACGGGTGTCCTGGAAGCCACCGTGGTGGCCGACGCCTTTTGCCATTCGATGGTGCGCGCACTCGTCGGTGTCGTCGTCCCGGTCGGCGAAGGCGACCGCGACGTCGACTGGCCGTATGACGTTCTGGCCGGCGGTATGCGACACCCGGCCGTCACGGTGATGCCCGCGCATGGCTTGTCGCTGATGGAGGTCGTCTACCCGCCGGACGACGAGGTCGCCGTTCGCGCACGAGAGGCGCGGGCCCGCCGCGACTGA
- a CDS encoding serine/threonine-protein kinase, with the protein MGPELQPGANFAGFRIVRRLGTGGMGTVYAARHPRLPRDIALKLLQADPSDAGAAARFDREAEVIASLDHPSIVSVLDRGVEQGTAWISIQLVDGQDAASELRQRGQLPVAEVVAYARQVAVALETAHRSGVVHRDVKPANIMISQERPGQPRRALLTDFGISALTTPHGHPQITGRLDVQRATVAFAAPEQLRGESVDGRSDQYSLACTLFALLTGAPPYPGTTGVEVGGGHLNAPVPDVRAARGEVPAIVAAAIARAMSKSADERFPSCLEFAEALSVIPSRRGRTAILATAAILAVGMAVGGLAWANSRGETQASPSPSTVTQGAKPTAVSSASSEIALWKKAQPGIALWPKLFPNGPKDKGFQRMVCAPSDEKTAATEVPYEYALRCRASEDGFGKPTITVDLLSYAPGRSDRALKALDPPQWVPRITSPHNTRMYHFEDPVDGDWILLTFTGDDRSSYHLQVGSKRGEMTYSELYDWVVAAPL; encoded by the coding sequence ATGGGTCCGGAACTGCAGCCGGGGGCGAATTTTGCTGGGTTCCGCATTGTGCGGCGCCTCGGCACCGGTGGCATGGGCACCGTGTATGCCGCCCGTCACCCGAGGCTGCCGCGCGATATCGCCCTGAAGTTGTTGCAGGCCGACCCGAGCGATGCGGGCGCCGCAGCTCGCTTTGACCGGGAGGCGGAGGTGATCGCCAGTCTGGATCACCCCAGCATTGTCAGTGTGCTCGATCGCGGCGTCGAGCAGGGCACCGCGTGGATCTCGATCCAACTCGTCGACGGTCAGGACGCAGCGTCCGAACTGCGCCAGCGCGGACAACTCCCCGTGGCCGAAGTGGTCGCCTACGCCCGTCAGGTCGCAGTCGCCCTGGAGACCGCTCACCGGTCCGGTGTGGTTCACCGTGACGTCAAGCCCGCCAACATTATGATCTCGCAGGAACGTCCCGGCCAGCCGCGTCGGGCGCTCCTCACCGACTTTGGAATCTCTGCCCTGACCACGCCACACGGGCACCCGCAGATCACCGGGCGGCTGGACGTGCAGCGCGCAACAGTCGCCTTCGCCGCGCCCGAGCAGTTGCGAGGCGAGTCCGTGGACGGGCGCTCCGATCAGTACTCCCTGGCCTGCACCCTGTTCGCGTTGCTGACTGGCGCCCCGCCGTACCCCGGGACCACCGGTGTCGAGGTCGGTGGAGGTCACCTCAACGCGCCCGTCCCGGATGTCCGTGCCGCTCGCGGCGAGGTGCCCGCCATAGTCGCCGCGGCGATCGCTCGGGCGATGAGCAAGTCGGCGGATGAACGATTTCCTTCCTGCCTGGAGTTCGCCGAGGCGCTGTCGGTCATTCCGTCGCGACGTGGGCGTACAGCGATCCTGGCGACAGCGGCGATTCTTGCGGTCGGGATGGCGGTTGGCGGCCTGGCCTGGGCTAACTCGCGCGGCGAGACTCAGGCGAGTCCGAGTCCGTCCACGGTCACCCAAGGAGCCAAGCCGACTGCCGTGTCGAGCGCGAGCTCTGAGATTGCCCTGTGGAAGAAGGCTCAGCCCGGAATTGCCTTGTGGCCGAAGCTATTTCCCAATGGTCCGAAGGACAAGGGCTTCCAACGAATGGTGTGTGCGCCAAGCGACGAAAAGACGGCCGCGACCGAGGTCCCCTATGAGTACGCCCTGCGATGTCGAGCGAGTGAGGATGGGTTCGGCAAACCGACCATCACCGTCGACCTGTTGTCCTATGCACCCGGGCGTTCCGATCGGGCGCTGAAAGCGCTCGACCCGCCGCAGTGGGTGCCGCGCATCACGTCGCCACACAACACCCGGATGTACCACTTCGAAGACCCGGTCGATGGTGACTGGATCCTGTTGACATTCACTGGTGACGACCGGTCCAGCTACCACCTGCAGGTCGGTAGCAAGCGCGGTGAGATGACCTATTCGGAGTTGTACGACTGGGTGGTCGCCGCACCCCTGTGA
- the rplQ gene encoding 50S ribosomal protein L17 encodes MPTPTKGARLGGGAAHQRLILANLATALFEHDRITTTEAKAKRLRPYAERLVTFAKRGDLHSRRRVMTVIRDKSVVHRLFTEIGPDMAERDGGYTRIVKIAPRKGDNAPMAVIELVREPVQSKPKRAVVAEAEGATKRAAKEAAPAEEAEPEETTEATDGGFGADSAAPLEDGSAPEGFDVKGNKDSMKYHVPGSQWYDATEAEVWFATAEAAAEAGFEPAGGEKAQQGEDDA; translated from the coding sequence ATGCCTACCCCCACTAAGGGAGCTCGCCTCGGCGGCGGGGCCGCTCACCAGCGGCTCATCCTGGCTAACCTGGCCACGGCGCTGTTCGAGCACGACCGGATCACCACGACGGAAGCTAAGGCCAAGCGCCTGCGTCCGTACGCCGAGCGTCTGGTCACCTTCGCCAAGCGCGGCGACCTGCACTCCCGTCGTCGGGTGATGACTGTCATCCGCGACAAGAGTGTCGTGCACCGTCTCTTCACCGAGATCGGTCCCGACATGGCGGAGCGCGACGGCGGCTACACCCGCATCGTCAAGATCGCGCCGCGCAAGGGCGACAACGCTCCGATGGCCGTCATCGAGCTCGTTCGCGAGCCGGTGCAGTCCAAGCCGAAGCGCGCCGTCGTGGCCGAGGCTGAGGGCGCCACCAAGCGTGCGGCCAAGGAAGCGGCACCTGCCGAAGAGGCCGAGCCGGAAGAGACCACTGAGGCCACCGACGGTGGCTTCGGCGCCGACTCCGCGGCCCCACTCGAAGACGGCTCAGCCCCCGAGGGCTTTGACGTCAAGGGCAACAAGGACTCGATGAAGTACCACGTTCCCGGCTCGCAGTGGTACGACGCCACTGAGGCCGAGGTGTGGTTCGCGACCGCTGAGGCCGCTGCCGAGGCGGGCTTTGAGCCCGCCGGTGGCGAGAAGGCACAGCAGGGCGAAGACGACGCCTGA
- a CDS encoding DNA-directed RNA polymerase subunit alpha has translation MLIAQRPALSEEVLADNRSRFVIEPLEPGFGYTLGNSLRRTLLSSIPGASVTSIRIDGVQHEFSTIPGVKEDVTEAILNIKGLVVSSEHDEPVVMYLRKQGPGTVTAADIAPPAGVEVHNPDLHIATLNDKGKLEMELTVERGRGYVSAQQNKSFDNEIGRIPVDSIYSPVLAVTYKVEATRVEQRTDFDKLIVDVETKNSMAPRDAMASAGKTLVELFGLARELNVEAEGIDMGPSPTDAAMAADLALPIEDLELTVRSYNCLKREGIHTVGELVGRSEADLLDIRNFGSKSIDEVKDKLREMSLQLKDSPPGFDAGAIADRYDDDEDEDAPADEADASFAEDEQY, from the coding sequence GTGCTTATTGCACAGCGTCCCGCACTCTCCGAGGAAGTTCTCGCCGACAACCGCTCGCGGTTCGTCATCGAGCCGCTGGAGCCTGGCTTCGGCTACACCCTCGGAAACTCCCTCCGTCGTACGTTGCTCTCCTCGATTCCTGGTGCCTCGGTGACGAGCATCCGCATCGACGGCGTGCAGCACGAGTTCTCGACCATCCCCGGGGTCAAGGAGGACGTCACTGAGGCGATCCTCAACATCAAGGGCCTGGTCGTGTCTTCGGAGCACGACGAGCCCGTCGTCATGTACCTGCGCAAGCAGGGGCCTGGCACCGTGACCGCTGCTGACATCGCGCCTCCGGCCGGTGTCGAGGTGCACAACCCCGACCTGCACATCGCGACGCTCAACGACAAGGGCAAGCTCGAGATGGAGCTGACCGTCGAGCGCGGCCGCGGCTACGTCTCGGCGCAGCAGAACAAGTCGTTCGACAACGAGATCGGCCGGATCCCGGTCGACTCGATCTACTCACCCGTGCTCGCCGTGACCTACAAGGTCGAGGCGACCCGTGTCGAGCAGCGCACCGACTTCGACAAGCTCATCGTTGACGTTGAGACCAAGAACTCGATGGCACCCCGTGACGCGATGGCGTCCGCTGGTAAGACGCTGGTTGAGCTCTTCGGCTTGGCTCGTGAGCTCAACGTCGAGGCCGAGGGCATCGACATGGGCCCCTCGCCGACCGACGCCGCGATGGCTGCCGACTTGGCGCTGCCGATCGAGGACCTCGAACTCACGGTCCGCTCCTACAACTGCCTCAAGCGCGAGGGCATCCACACCGTGGGTGAACTCGTCGGTCGCAGCGAGGCTGACCTGCTCGACATTCGTAACTTCGGTTCGAAGTCGATCGATGAGGTCAAGGACAAGCTGCGCGAGATGAGTCTCCAGCTGAAGGACTCACCTCCCGGATTCGACGCCGGCGCGATCGCTGACCGTTATGACGATGACGAGGACGAGGACGCACCCGCCGACGAGGCTGACGCCAGCTTCGCCGAGGACGAGCAGTACTAA